A genomic window from Streptomyces sp. NBC_01429 includes:
- a CDS encoding ABC transporter ATP-binding protein, with translation MRIDIDELTVEIAGARLVEDITLRAGDGRLVGLVGPNGSGKSTLLRCVYRALRPSAGTVRIGGEDLHAMSPRESARRLAALPQEATYEFDFTVAEIVAMGRMPHQRSVARATEEDRRTCEAALAEVGAGHLADRGFLTLSGGEKQRVLIARAMAQQPQVLVLDEPTNHLDIAQQLEVLALVRGSGLTVLTALHDLNLAALHCDLLHVIDNGRIVASGAPHDVLTAELLAEVFGVRAHRVPHPETGVVQLLFDRLLPDRSPS, from the coding sequence ATGCGGATCGACATCGATGAGCTGACGGTCGAGATCGCCGGTGCGCGTCTGGTGGAGGACATCACTCTGCGGGCCGGCGACGGCCGGCTCGTCGGCCTGGTGGGGCCCAACGGCAGCGGGAAGTCGACCCTGTTGCGCTGCGTCTACCGGGCCCTGCGCCCCTCCGCCGGAACCGTCCGGATCGGTGGTGAGGACCTGCACGCCATGAGCCCGCGCGAAAGCGCCCGCCGGCTGGCCGCGCTTCCCCAGGAGGCGACGTACGAGTTCGATTTCACCGTCGCCGAGATCGTGGCGATGGGGAGGATGCCGCACCAGCGATCGGTGGCACGCGCGACCGAGGAGGACCGGCGGACGTGTGAGGCGGCGCTCGCGGAGGTAGGGGCCGGTCATCTGGCCGACCGTGGCTTCCTGACCCTCTCCGGCGGCGAGAAGCAGCGGGTCCTGATCGCCCGCGCCATGGCCCAGCAGCCACAGGTGCTCGTACTCGACGAGCCCACCAACCACCTGGACATCGCCCAGCAGTTGGAGGTGCTGGCTCTGGTGCGCGGCAGTGGGCTGACCGTGCTCACCGCGCTGCACGACCTCAACCTCGCCGCGCTCCACTGCGACCTCCTCCATGTCATCGACAACGGCCGGATCGTCGCGTCCGGCGCGCCGCACGACGTTCTCACGGCCGAGCTGCTGGCCGAGGTCTTCGGCGTACGCGCGCACCGGGTGCCGCACCCGGAGACCGGAGTGGTGCAACTGCTCTTCGACCGTCTCCTCCCTGACCGTTCCCCCTCCTGA